From a single Myotis daubentonii chromosome 5, mMyoDau2.1, whole genome shotgun sequence genomic region:
- the PRR36 gene encoding proline-rich protein 36 isoform X2, with protein MCGRPSRRCGMDKRDKARAGAAARTTASHPPGRRKTPRPPASPRPPPPVIPTALRVLGAGGAAERGPLAERGAGVATSAVEPTRSTGTSPSSPATRLSAAGRAERTPAKIPGPGSISNPGRASGTTRLGPLGQKGLRLPAEEPRGRGKTPETPRMSALSVETRRDSSGPTPGAPFPAISHRSRGGGADVGLPRAASNARPRPLAEAPRKSVSNAPERSTVEPSPAARRRPSSCGGLQRPASRLLGSSATPLSSPARSPASLGGTPRALGHSSQAKSKGLQALRPPQAAPSRKGAATLQSLSPPLATSSPRIQTAQLAPPVLITATTLRDTPLTSPPATPPSQALTGPLATSFPLAPPPSASTSLQNLPSPPATLPLQTPLIHLSTSFPEAPGSPTATLLAPVSPSGSPPLQSTSPTQVSPALPSLPTLPSPLTTPPSSAGLPPATPPPRVPLSQSRSLRNLPSPLATAPLQDFSALTTPPALASPLSPPHLQPSAYTLALPPTQDPLLAIAPPQAPPPSLATPPMQTPPLTTPPLQAAPSLVPPLLRAPPVLASPALRAPALDTPPPQSPSSLDTLSLQVSPSSQTLSPLQVSLSLASPPLQATPVPSNPFLAMAPVQTQTLASPSLQDPPPPMATPPPPAPPSLVLSPLQALPSPPASPPLQTPRRPPTPGPDAPIPGPRLTLALASAPPPPPSRSPSSTLSGPDLAGHSSSATSTPEELRGYDSGPEGAAASPPADAELAACHPAAWSRGPAPPLAARRTPVWLFSLQECPCLGLQLPGLALLTACAQSTRLKGLSRRPPPKERWIPGPDPARVVGRWRPGQGRGWPRAA; from the exons ATGTGCGGGAGGCCGAGTCGGAG GTGCGGGATGGACAAGAGAGacaaggccagggcaggggccgcTGCGCGGACGACGGCTTCTCACCCTCCGGGACGTCGGAAAACCCCCAGACCCCCAGCGTCTCCTCGACCCCCTCCACCAGTAATCCCCACGGCCCTCAGAGTtctgggagcagggggagctgcGGAGCGAGGGCCCCTGGCCGAGCGAGGGGCCGGCGTAGCTACTTCCGCGGTGGAACCCACGCGGAGCACCGGGACAAGCCCCAGCAGCCCAG CCACGAGGCTCTCAGCGGCGGGGAGAGCGGAGCGGACCCCGGCCAAgatccctggcccaggctctATCTCTAACCCTGGACGAGCCAGCGGTACCACCAG gcTAGGCCCTCTTGGGCAGAAAGGACTCCGGCTCCCAGCTGAGGAACCTAGGGGCAGAGGAAAAACCCCAGAAACTCCCAGAATGAGTGCCCTGAGTGTGGAGACACGGAGAG ACTCTTCCGGTCCCACCCCAGGCGCTCCTTTCCCAGCCATCTCCCATCGGTctcggggtgggggtgctgaTGTGGGACTCCCTCGGGCAGCTTCCAATGCCCGGCCACGACCCCTGGCGGAAGCCCCCAGGAAATCAGTGAGCAATGCCCCGGAGCGCAGCACCGTGGAGCCGAGCCCTGCTGCCAGGAGACGACCCAGCTCCTGCGGGGGCCTCCAGAGGCCAGCCTCACGCCTCCTGGGCTCTAGCGCCACCCCTTTGTCCTCCCCAGCCCGCTCCCCGGCCTCGCTGGGTGGAACACCCCGGGCTCTGGGGCACTCCTCGCAGGCCAAGTCGAAAGGGCTGCAGGCTCTGCGCCCCCCACAGGCCGCACCCTCAAGGAAGGGCGCAGCCACCCTGCAGAGCCTTTCTCCCCCTTTGGCCACTTCATCTCCACGGATTCAGACCGCACAACTGGCACCGCCTGTCCTTATCACAGCCACTACTCTGCGGGACACACCCCTTACATCTCCACCCGCCACGCCTCCTTCGCAGGCCCTTACGGGTCCTCTGGCCACGTCCTTTCCACtagctcctcctccctctgcttcaACCTCTCTGCAGAACCTCCCCTCTCCGCCAGCCACACTCCCTTTACAAACTCCACTCATACACCTGAGTACATCCTTTCCAGAGGCACCCGGCTCTCCCACGGCCACTCTTCTAGCTCCAGTCTCTCCTTCAGGTTCACCTCCTCTGCAGAGTACGTCCCCTACCCAGGTTTCTCCGGCTTTGCCCTCTCTTCcgactctcccctctcccttgaCCACACCACCTTCGTCAGCTGGTCTGCCACCAGCCACGCCCCCTCCACGAGTCCCTCTTTCTCAGTCAAGGTCTCTGCGGAACTTACCCTCTCCCTTAGCCACAGCCCCTCTGCAGGACTTTTCTGCGCTGACCACTCCCCCCGCACTGGCCAGCCCTCTGTCTCCGCCCCATCTTCAGCCCTCGGCCTATACACTGGCCTTACCTCCCACGCAGGACCCTCTTCTGGCCATAGCCCCTCCgcaggctcctcctccttcacTGGCCACGCCCCCAATGCAGACCCCACCTCTGACCACGCCCCCTCTTCAGGCCGCTCCCTCTTTGGTCCCGCCTCTTCTACGGGCCCCACCTGTTCTGGCCTCACCAGCTTTGCGAGCCCCTGCCCTGGACACGCCCCCTCCACAGAGTCCATCTTCTCTGGACACACTTTCTCTACAGGTCTCTCCCTCTTCTCAGACCCTGTCCCCTCTACAGGTCTCGCTTTCTCTGGCCTCACCACCTTTGCAGGCTACTCCTGTTCCGTCCAATCCTTTCCTGGCTATGGCCCCTGTGCAAACCCAAACTCTGGCCTCGCCTTCTCTGCAAGACCCTCCCCCTCCAATGGCCACGCCCCCTCCTCCGGCTCCACCTTCTCTAGTTTTGTCCCCTCTGCAggctcttccctctccccctgcctcacCCCCTCTTCAGACTCCACGCCGCCCCCCAACCCCGGGTCCCGATGCCCCGATCCCGGGCCCACGGTTGACCCTGGCGCTGGCGTCGGCCCCGCCGCCACCGCCCTCGCGCAGCCCGTCCAGTACTCTGAGCGGCCCGGACCTGGCGGGCCACAGCAGCAGCGCCACGAGCACCCCGGAGGAGCTGCGCGGCTACGACAGCGGGCCGGAGGGCGCCGCAGCCTCCCCACCCGCCGACGCGGAGCTCGCCGCCTGCCATCCGGCCGCCTGGAGCCGAGGGCCCGCTCCGCCGCTGGCCGCCCGCCGCACCCCGG TTTGGCTCTTCTCGCTGCAGGAGTGCCCCTGCCTTGGCCTCCAGCTGCCGGGCCTGGCTCTGCTGACGGCCTGTGCACAATCTACGAGGCTGAAAGGCCTGAGCCGGCGACCGCCGCCCAAGGAGCGCTGGATCCCGGGTCCGGACCCGGCGCGGGTGGTGGGAAGGTGGCGGCCGGGACAGGGACGCGGGTGGCCTCGCGCGGCGTGA
- the LRRC8E gene encoding volume-regulated anion channel subunit LRRC8E isoform X2, with amino-acid sequence MEGLQEVSGLKNNLDLQQYSFINQLCYEKALHWYPKYFPYLVVIHTLIFMVCTSFWFKFPGTSSKIEHFTSILGKCFDSPWTTRALSEVSGENRKGHATGQATATVAAEAGPGKVGEGETEKVLTEPEKVVTEPPAVTLLDKKEGEQAKALFEKVKKFRVHVEEGDILYTMYIRQMVLKVCKFFAILVYNLIYVEKISFVVACTVETSRFTGYASFCCNHTKAHLFSKLAFCYISFVCVYGITCLYTLYWLFHRPLKEYSFRSVREETGMGDIPDVKNDFAFMLHLIDQYDPLYSKRFAVFLSEVSESRLKQLNLNHEWTPEKLRQKLQHNTKGRLELALCMLPGLPDTVFELREVEALRLEAISDITFPPGLSQLVHLQELSLIHSPARLPFSLQIFLRDRLKVIRIKCEELREVPLWVFGLRGLEELHLEGLFPPELAQAATLESLRELKQLKVLSLWSNAGKVPASVTDVAGHLQRLSLHNDGARLLALNSLKKLTVLRELELVACGLERIPHAVFSLGALQELDLKDNHLRSIEEILSFQHCRKLITLRLWHNQIAYVPEHVRKLRVLEQLYLSHNKLEALPTQLGMCSGLRLLDVTHNGLHSLPPELGLLQNLQHLALSYNALETLPDELFFCCKLRTLLLGYNQLTQLSPQVGALRSLIRLELKGNRLEALPEELGNCRGLKKAALLVENSLYEGLPAEVREKMEEE; translated from the coding sequence ATGGAGGGTCTCCAGGAAGTGAGCGGCCTCAAAAATAACCTGGACCTGCAGCAGTACAGCTTCATTAACCAGCTCTGCTATGAGAAGGCCCTTCATTGGTACCCCAAGTACTTTCCCTACCTGGTTGTCATTCACACACTCATCTTTATGGTCTGCACTAGCTTCTGGTTCAAGTTCCCTGGCACAAGCTCCAAGATCGAACACTTCACCTCTATCCTGGGCAAGTGTTTCGATTCACCATGGACCACAAGGGCTCTGTCTGAGGTCTCGGGGGAGAACCGTAAGGGCCATGCCACTGGACAGGCAACAGCAACTGTGGCTGCTgaggcagggccagggaaggtgggggagggtgaaaCAGAGAAGGTGCTGACAGAGCCCGAGAAGGTGGTGACTGAACCACCAGCTGTTACCCTGCTGGACAAGAAGGAGGGGGAACAGGCCAAAGCCCTGTTTGAGAAGGTCAAGAAGTTCCGTGTGCACGTGGAAGAGGGGGACATTTTATACACCATGTACATCAGGCAGATGGTGCTCAAAGTCTGCAAGTTCTTTGCCATCCTGGTCTACAACCTCATCTATGTGGAGAAGATAAGCTTCGTGGTGGCCTGCACAGTGGAGACTTCAAGGTTCACGGGCTATGCCAGCTTCTGTTGCAACCACACCAAGGCCCACCTCTTCTCCAAGCTGGCTTTCTGCTACATCTCCTTTGTGTGTGTCTATGGGATCACCTGCCTCTATACACTCTATTGGCTCTTCCACCGACCCCTCAAGGAATACTCCTTCCGCTCTGTTCGGGAGGAGACCGGCATGGGTGACATTCCCGATGTCAAGAATGACTTTGCCTTTATGCTGCACCTCATCGACCAGTATGACCCACTGTACTCCAAGCGCTTCGCTGTCTTCCTCTCCGAGGTCAGCGAGAGCCGCCTGAAGCAGCTCAACCTCAACCATGAGTGGACACCTGAGAAACTTCGGCAGAAGCTGCAGCACAACACCAAGGGCCGGCTGGAGCTGGCGCTCTGCATGCTCCCAGGACTGCCTGATACCGTCTTTGAGCTCCGTGAGGTCGAGGCACTCCGCCTGGAGGCCATCTCTGATATCACTTTTCCCCCAGGCCTGTCACAGCTGGTGCACCTGCAGGAACTCAGCCTCATCCACTCTCCTGCCAGGCTACCCTTTTCCTTGCAGATCTTTCTGCGGGACCGCCTGAAGGTCATCCGTATCAAGTGTGAGGAGCTCCGCGAGGTGCCTCTCTGGGTGTTTGGGCTGCGTGGCCTGGAAGAGCTGCACCTTGAGGGGCTCTTTCCCCCAGAGCTGGCTCAGGCAGCTACCCTTGAGAGCCTCCGAGAGCTGAAGCAGCTCAAGGTGCTATCTCTTTGGAGCAATGCCGGCAAGGTCCCAGCCAGCGTGACCGATGTGGCTGGTCACCTGCAGCGGCTTAGCCTGCACAATGATGGGGCCCGCCTGCTGGCCCTTAATAGCCTCAAGAAGCTGACGGTGCTACGGGAGCTGGAGCTggtggcctgcgggctggagcGCATCCCCCATGCAGTCTTTAGCCTAGGCGCACTGCAGGAACTTGACCTTAAGGACAACCACCTGCGGTCCATTGAGGAGATCCTCAGCTTCCAGCACTGTCGCAAGCTGATCACGCTCAGGCTATGGCACAACCAGATCGCCTACGTCCCCGAACATGTACGTAAGCTGCGGGTCCTTGAGCAGCTCTACCTCAGTCACAATAAgctggaggccctgcccacccaactgggcatgtgctctggcctCCGCCTGCTGGATGTTACCCACAATGGGTTACACTCCCTGCCACCTGAGCTGGGCCTCCTGCAGAACCTGCAACACCTGGCTCTCTCCTACAATGCCCTGGAGACCCTGCCTGATGAGCTCTTCTTCTGCTGTAAGCTTCGGACGCTACTGCTGGGCTACAATCAACTGACTCAGCTGTCTCCCCAGGTGGGGGCCCTCAGGTCCCTCATCCGCCTGGAGCTCAAGGGCAACAGGTTGGAGGCTCTGCCAGAAGAACTGGGCAACTGTAGAGGGCTAAAGAAGGCTGCGCTTCTGGTGGAGAACAGCCTTTATGAGGGCCTGCCAGCAGAGGTTCGAGAGAAGATGGAAGAGGAGTAa
- the PRR36 gene encoding proline-rich protein 36 isoform X1, with product MCGRPSRRCGMDKRDKARAGAAARTTASHPPGRRKTPRPPASPRPPPPVIPTALRVLGAGGAAERGPLAERGAGVATSAVEPTRSTGTSPSSPATRLSAAGRAERTPAKIPGPGSISNPGRASGTTRLGPLGQKGLRLPAEEPRGRGKTPETPRMSALSVETRRDSSGPTPGAPFPAISHRSRGGGADVGLPRAASNARPRPLAEAPRKSVSNAPERSTVEPSPAARRRPSSCGGLQRPASRLLGSSATPLSSPARSPASLGGTPRALGHSSQAKSKGLQALRPPQAAPSRKGAATLQSLSPPLATSSPRIQTAQLAPPVLITATTLRDTPLTSPPATPPSQALTGPLATSFPLAPPPSASTSLQNLPSPPATLPLQTPLIHLSTSFPEAPGSPTATLLAPVSPSGSPPLQSTSPTQVSPALPSLPTLPSPLTTPPSSAGLPPATPPPRVPLSQSRSLRNLPSPLATAPLQDFSALTTPPALASPLSPPHLQPSAYTLALPPTQDPLLAIAPPQAPPPSLATPPMQTPPLTTPPLQAAPSLVPPLLRAPPVLASPALRAPALDTPPPQSPSSLDTLSLQVSPSSQTLSPLQVSLSLASPPLQATPVPSNPFLAMAPVQTQTLASPSLQDPPPPMATPPPPAPPSLVLSPLQALPSPPASPPLQTPRRPPTPGPDAPIPGPRLTLALASAPPPPPSRSPSSTLSGPDLAGHSSSATSTPEELRGYDSGPEGAAASPPADAELAACHPAAWSRGPAPPLAARRTPGVPLPWPPAAGPGSADGLCTIYEAERPEPATAAQGALDPGSGPGAGGGKVAAGTGTRVASRGVKPARLGELPLGALQASVVQHLLSRTLLLAATEGAPGDSGCGPGSAGGGGSAGGARTALSDAELGRWAELLSPLDESRASITSVTSFSPDDVASPQGDWTVVEVETFH from the exons ATGTGCGGGAGGCCGAGTCGGAG GTGCGGGATGGACAAGAGAGacaaggccagggcaggggccgcTGCGCGGACGACGGCTTCTCACCCTCCGGGACGTCGGAAAACCCCCAGACCCCCAGCGTCTCCTCGACCCCCTCCACCAGTAATCCCCACGGCCCTCAGAGTtctgggagcagggggagctgcGGAGCGAGGGCCCCTGGCCGAGCGAGGGGCCGGCGTAGCTACTTCCGCGGTGGAACCCACGCGGAGCACCGGGACAAGCCCCAGCAGCCCAG CCACGAGGCTCTCAGCGGCGGGGAGAGCGGAGCGGACCCCGGCCAAgatccctggcccaggctctATCTCTAACCCTGGACGAGCCAGCGGTACCACCAG gcTAGGCCCTCTTGGGCAGAAAGGACTCCGGCTCCCAGCTGAGGAACCTAGGGGCAGAGGAAAAACCCCAGAAACTCCCAGAATGAGTGCCCTGAGTGTGGAGACACGGAGAG ACTCTTCCGGTCCCACCCCAGGCGCTCCTTTCCCAGCCATCTCCCATCGGTctcggggtgggggtgctgaTGTGGGACTCCCTCGGGCAGCTTCCAATGCCCGGCCACGACCCCTGGCGGAAGCCCCCAGGAAATCAGTGAGCAATGCCCCGGAGCGCAGCACCGTGGAGCCGAGCCCTGCTGCCAGGAGACGACCCAGCTCCTGCGGGGGCCTCCAGAGGCCAGCCTCACGCCTCCTGGGCTCTAGCGCCACCCCTTTGTCCTCCCCAGCCCGCTCCCCGGCCTCGCTGGGTGGAACACCCCGGGCTCTGGGGCACTCCTCGCAGGCCAAGTCGAAAGGGCTGCAGGCTCTGCGCCCCCCACAGGCCGCACCCTCAAGGAAGGGCGCAGCCACCCTGCAGAGCCTTTCTCCCCCTTTGGCCACTTCATCTCCACGGATTCAGACCGCACAACTGGCACCGCCTGTCCTTATCACAGCCACTACTCTGCGGGACACACCCCTTACATCTCCACCCGCCACGCCTCCTTCGCAGGCCCTTACGGGTCCTCTGGCCACGTCCTTTCCACtagctcctcctccctctgcttcaACCTCTCTGCAGAACCTCCCCTCTCCGCCAGCCACACTCCCTTTACAAACTCCACTCATACACCTGAGTACATCCTTTCCAGAGGCACCCGGCTCTCCCACGGCCACTCTTCTAGCTCCAGTCTCTCCTTCAGGTTCACCTCCTCTGCAGAGTACGTCCCCTACCCAGGTTTCTCCGGCTTTGCCCTCTCTTCcgactctcccctctcccttgaCCACACCACCTTCGTCAGCTGGTCTGCCACCAGCCACGCCCCCTCCACGAGTCCCTCTTTCTCAGTCAAGGTCTCTGCGGAACTTACCCTCTCCCTTAGCCACAGCCCCTCTGCAGGACTTTTCTGCGCTGACCACTCCCCCCGCACTGGCCAGCCCTCTGTCTCCGCCCCATCTTCAGCCCTCGGCCTATACACTGGCCTTACCTCCCACGCAGGACCCTCTTCTGGCCATAGCCCCTCCgcaggctcctcctccttcacTGGCCACGCCCCCAATGCAGACCCCACCTCTGACCACGCCCCCTCTTCAGGCCGCTCCCTCTTTGGTCCCGCCTCTTCTACGGGCCCCACCTGTTCTGGCCTCACCAGCTTTGCGAGCCCCTGCCCTGGACACGCCCCCTCCACAGAGTCCATCTTCTCTGGACACACTTTCTCTACAGGTCTCTCCCTCTTCTCAGACCCTGTCCCCTCTACAGGTCTCGCTTTCTCTGGCCTCACCACCTTTGCAGGCTACTCCTGTTCCGTCCAATCCTTTCCTGGCTATGGCCCCTGTGCAAACCCAAACTCTGGCCTCGCCTTCTCTGCAAGACCCTCCCCCTCCAATGGCCACGCCCCCTCCTCCGGCTCCACCTTCTCTAGTTTTGTCCCCTCTGCAggctcttccctctccccctgcctcacCCCCTCTTCAGACTCCACGCCGCCCCCCAACCCCGGGTCCCGATGCCCCGATCCCGGGCCCACGGTTGACCCTGGCGCTGGCGTCGGCCCCGCCGCCACCGCCCTCGCGCAGCCCGTCCAGTACTCTGAGCGGCCCGGACCTGGCGGGCCACAGCAGCAGCGCCACGAGCACCCCGGAGGAGCTGCGCGGCTACGACAGCGGGCCGGAGGGCGCCGCAGCCTCCCCACCCGCCGACGCGGAGCTCGCCGCCTGCCATCCGGCCGCCTGGAGCCGAGGGCCCGCTCCGCCGCTGGCCGCCCGCCGCACCCCGG GAGTGCCCCTGCCTTGGCCTCCAGCTGCCGGGCCTGGCTCTGCTGACGGCCTGTGCACAATCTACGAGGCTGAAAGGCCTGAGCCGGCGACCGCCGCCCAAGGAGCGCTGGATCCCGGGTCCGGACCCGGCGCGGGTGGTGGGAAGGTGGCGGCCGGGACAGGGACGCGGGTGGCCTCGCGCGGCGTGAAGCCAGCGCGCCTGGGCGAGCTGCCACTGGGGGCTCTGCAGGCGAGCGTCGTGCAGCACCTGCTGAGCCGGACGCTGCTGTTAGCGGCGACGGAAGGTGCCCCTGGCGACAGCGGCTGTGGCCCCGGGAGCGCTGGGGGTGGTGGCAGCGCGGGCGGCGCCCGGACTGCGCTCAGCGATGCTGAACTGGGTCGCTGGGCCGAACTGTTGTCTCCTCTGGACGAGTCCCGCGCCAGTATCACTTCTGTCACCAGCTTCTCCCCGGACGACGTGGCTTCTCCGCAGGGTGACTGGACCGTCGTGGAGGTGGAGACCTTCCACTGA
- the LRRC8E gene encoding volume-regulated anion channel subunit LRRC8E isoform X1: MIPVAEFKQFSEQQPAFKLLKPWWDVLAEYLTVAMLMIGVFGCTLQVTQDKIICLPSHEPRENLSEAPCQQLLLQGVPEQMEGLQEVSGLKNNLDLQQYSFINQLCYEKALHWYPKYFPYLVVIHTLIFMVCTSFWFKFPGTSSKIEHFTSILGKCFDSPWTTRALSEVSGENRKGHATGQATATVAAEAGPGKVGEGETEKVLTEPEKVVTEPPAVTLLDKKEGEQAKALFEKVKKFRVHVEEGDILYTMYIRQMVLKVCKFFAILVYNLIYVEKISFVVACTVETSRFTGYASFCCNHTKAHLFSKLAFCYISFVCVYGITCLYTLYWLFHRPLKEYSFRSVREETGMGDIPDVKNDFAFMLHLIDQYDPLYSKRFAVFLSEVSESRLKQLNLNHEWTPEKLRQKLQHNTKGRLELALCMLPGLPDTVFELREVEALRLEAISDITFPPGLSQLVHLQELSLIHSPARLPFSLQIFLRDRLKVIRIKCEELREVPLWVFGLRGLEELHLEGLFPPELAQAATLESLRELKQLKVLSLWSNAGKVPASVTDVAGHLQRLSLHNDGARLLALNSLKKLTVLRELELVACGLERIPHAVFSLGALQELDLKDNHLRSIEEILSFQHCRKLITLRLWHNQIAYVPEHVRKLRVLEQLYLSHNKLEALPTQLGMCSGLRLLDVTHNGLHSLPPELGLLQNLQHLALSYNALETLPDELFFCCKLRTLLLGYNQLTQLSPQVGALRSLIRLELKGNRLEALPEELGNCRGLKKAALLVENSLYEGLPAEVREKMEEE; encoded by the exons ATGATTCCAGTGGCCGAGTTCAAGCAGTTctcagagcagcagcctgccttcaAGTTGCTCAAACCCTGGTGGGACGTACTGGCCGAATACCTCACAGTGGCTATGCTCATGATCGGGGTCTTTGGCTGCACCCTCCAG GTGACACAGGACAAGATCATCTGTCTGCCCAGTCATGAACCCCGGGAGAACTTATCTGAGGCCCCGTGTCAGCAACTGTTGTTGCAGGGGGTCCCTGAGCAGATGGAGGGTCTCCAGGAAGTGAGCGGCCTCAAAAATAACCTGGACCTGCAGCAGTACAGCTTCATTAACCAGCTCTGCTATGAGAAGGCCCTTCATTGGTACCCCAAGTACTTTCCCTACCTGGTTGTCATTCACACACTCATCTTTATGGTCTGCACTAGCTTCTGGTTCAAGTTCCCTGGCACAAGCTCCAAGATCGAACACTTCACCTCTATCCTGGGCAAGTGTTTCGATTCACCATGGACCACAAGGGCTCTGTCTGAGGTCTCGGGGGAGAACCGTAAGGGCCATGCCACTGGACAGGCAACAGCAACTGTGGCTGCTgaggcagggccagggaaggtgggggagggtgaaaCAGAGAAGGTGCTGACAGAGCCCGAGAAGGTGGTGACTGAACCACCAGCTGTTACCCTGCTGGACAAGAAGGAGGGGGAACAGGCCAAAGCCCTGTTTGAGAAGGTCAAGAAGTTCCGTGTGCACGTGGAAGAGGGGGACATTTTATACACCATGTACATCAGGCAGATGGTGCTCAAAGTCTGCAAGTTCTTTGCCATCCTGGTCTACAACCTCATCTATGTGGAGAAGATAAGCTTCGTGGTGGCCTGCACAGTGGAGACTTCAAGGTTCACGGGCTATGCCAGCTTCTGTTGCAACCACACCAAGGCCCACCTCTTCTCCAAGCTGGCTTTCTGCTACATCTCCTTTGTGTGTGTCTATGGGATCACCTGCCTCTATACACTCTATTGGCTCTTCCACCGACCCCTCAAGGAATACTCCTTCCGCTCTGTTCGGGAGGAGACCGGCATGGGTGACATTCCCGATGTCAAGAATGACTTTGCCTTTATGCTGCACCTCATCGACCAGTATGACCCACTGTACTCCAAGCGCTTCGCTGTCTTCCTCTCCGAGGTCAGCGAGAGCCGCCTGAAGCAGCTCAACCTCAACCATGAGTGGACACCTGAGAAACTTCGGCAGAAGCTGCAGCACAACACCAAGGGCCGGCTGGAGCTGGCGCTCTGCATGCTCCCAGGACTGCCTGATACCGTCTTTGAGCTCCGTGAGGTCGAGGCACTCCGCCTGGAGGCCATCTCTGATATCACTTTTCCCCCAGGCCTGTCACAGCTGGTGCACCTGCAGGAACTCAGCCTCATCCACTCTCCTGCCAGGCTACCCTTTTCCTTGCAGATCTTTCTGCGGGACCGCCTGAAGGTCATCCGTATCAAGTGTGAGGAGCTCCGCGAGGTGCCTCTCTGGGTGTTTGGGCTGCGTGGCCTGGAAGAGCTGCACCTTGAGGGGCTCTTTCCCCCAGAGCTGGCTCAGGCAGCTACCCTTGAGAGCCTCCGAGAGCTGAAGCAGCTCAAGGTGCTATCTCTTTGGAGCAATGCCGGCAAGGTCCCAGCCAGCGTGACCGATGTGGCTGGTCACCTGCAGCGGCTTAGCCTGCACAATGATGGGGCCCGCCTGCTGGCCCTTAATAGCCTCAAGAAGCTGACGGTGCTACGGGAGCTGGAGCTggtggcctgcgggctggagcGCATCCCCCATGCAGTCTTTAGCCTAGGCGCACTGCAGGAACTTGACCTTAAGGACAACCACCTGCGGTCCATTGAGGAGATCCTCAGCTTCCAGCACTGTCGCAAGCTGATCACGCTCAGGCTATGGCACAACCAGATCGCCTACGTCCCCGAACATGTACGTAAGCTGCGGGTCCTTGAGCAGCTCTACCTCAGTCACAATAAgctggaggccctgcccacccaactgggcatgtgctctggcctCCGCCTGCTGGATGTTACCCACAATGGGTTACACTCCCTGCCACCTGAGCTGGGCCTCCTGCAGAACCTGCAACACCTGGCTCTCTCCTACAATGCCCTGGAGACCCTGCCTGATGAGCTCTTCTTCTGCTGTAAGCTTCGGACGCTACTGCTGGGCTACAATCAACTGACTCAGCTGTCTCCCCAGGTGGGGGCCCTCAGGTCCCTCATCCGCCTGGAGCTCAAGGGCAACAGGTTGGAGGCTCTGCCAGAAGAACTGGGCAACTGTAGAGGGCTAAAGAAGGCTGCGCTTCTGGTGGAGAACAGCCTTTATGAGGGCCTGCCAGCAGAGGTTCGAGAGAAGATGGAAGAGGAGTAa